The Capsicum annuum cultivar UCD-10X-F1 chromosome 1, UCD10Xv1.1, whole genome shotgun sequence sequence GTAGTAGATCCGAATTTCACAACTTAGATCTACTAATTTTTAGtctgttttgatagtttctagtgttaTATTCTTGTTCTTTAGCACTTAAAgggtctagatctaagtttagaacaagatttggttgtttttgagctagatccaccattgttgtggcttgtttgaagcttttgaggAGGGGTCTCATTTTTTGATCAAATTGTGTATGGTGTTTTGTGGCTGGTTTTGTGTTGGTTGTGCTTGGTTTGACAAAGaaaacctagatctaaaagaaaaattaaagttagggttcatttgcctagtggtcaaaccttggtcaactcttgaatagtcatcttgttcatccaccatctttaaatcttgaagaagaatattcaagtagcttgtttgatccaaaaagggagTATAAAAAGAGTGTACAAAgtgtttgtacaagaatattccctagcatattctaagtcttccaaaaagaaagaggggacaaggggacaaacaagtacaattgaaagtacacttgaggggaccaatccattttgaattcatttgaagctccaaaaaggctTCAAACCTTCATTTTCCCTCATAAAATTGAAATTCTTCTTCCCCAAAGGAGTATTTCTCCGAAACAAGAGATttggaattgaaaattttgaaaagtgacgtcAACCACAAGTTGCCGTGTCATCAttttatgaacaaccaaattgagttctaaattagatttctaagtttctatttgatgtttctagttgcttttgttttgattctatcaataattagcaaactagtaagtacctactaggttgataattagtcttgaGTTCATTTTGTTCGTGTCTTcgctttttgtgtgcttttcttatttttaagtcatagtagtttgttggttcaagtccatgcatcattttatttgagtcttatcaaacaaaaatcaatttcGAACCAAggcatattcaccactcaattcacttaccaagtattgccaagtattcaacacttgtgagaccaagtgtgaggtgagatccgAGTATGAGTGTGTGaggttatttgaactaacttatttgttcattttgtaggtttttgcctttgatgtttttttttgctctttttaggTACCTTGACAATGGAAGGAACAATATCATCCACTCCGGATAGTTATAGTATTTATACTACCTCGGATCCTTTTGAAAATTTCTATTGGCACCTTGAAAGTCTACGCCAATTGATGATTGAAACATGTCATCTAAGCCGAATCACTACTAACCAAGAtgctagcattttgcctagtatcAATTCGCCTTGTGTATAGGTTCAAGATAATATACTTCCACTGGAGAATTCAAGGAGAGTTCCTCAAGAACACATAGCTGTTGATCAAATGAAGCTCTTGGCTAAGAATTCCAACTTTGGAAAAAATGACAAAGAGGTGATGCAAGGAAAAATTCTTGACAAACTCCCTTGTAatgagagcttcccaaaggaaCAAATGGGCTGCCATGATCCAAACCTAGGTAAAGGCCATACCTCATGTGAGCTAAAAGGTAACAATGCTATCTCCTACACTCTTATAAACTTAGAATGtcatgatgtggctagtagtagccaaatgGATGTAGTTGATGGTTTGCTGGGAGGAGAATCGCATGAGTCTTACCTTTGTAATACTCTTGGTATTATTAGATTGCATGAAGACCAAATTCTTAATGTAAGtttgcaagcactagttgatcctaaagatgacaaaattgattcttttcgtaagaatgatttgtgtccatctagtgctagcactcatgacttgaataaggttccattactaagtgacaagagtattcacacactagttgacccttgtgaaaattGAGGTGAGTttacgttggtatgtgagttgccaacaactagtgaggatgtgaatgatgatcaatttactcacGAATATAGCCCACTACTTGAGTTTATGTATGATGTGCTTGATGAGATTCAAGTTAGTGTTAATGTATATAATGTTGATCTTGATAATGAATATGGTCCCTTGAACTTTTTATGTGGTGAGAACCTTGCTATTAATTGTATTCTTGGTGATCATGTGTATGGAGAGATTATGGATGATGAGGTGTATGTTGTTAAGGGAAGCCTACTAAGCCGTAGGTCTTTATCCTTGTGTGGTAGTCTTCCCTTAAGAACAAATGCTTTGGGTGAGTGTGATACCCTAGTAGATGGAATGAGTAGCTTCGGTTTAGTACCTTGGCCActtcacccatttgatcccggtgtacTAGTGGGGAGGAAAAAGAATTGTTTCGGCTTGTGTTTATTTTCCTTTGATGTTTGTCTTATACCTATCCTTTGTAATGCTCATACTAGATGGTTCATGGTTAGAACAAAGGATTGttggttgtattttaaaagtgtacccctcggcatgatgtcttcacacttgattcctttttATACTACCTCTTTAGCTATGATGATAAACATGTTAATTCTGAATTTGTATTGTGTAGAGGTAGGaagtttggtggctggtttcCTTATTTGAATGATAGTGATGTGTGGGTGAGGTGGACCTTAGGATTAATAGTGGAaccatatttgatgaggtcctttgtagaggtaatgaaacaaatatatcttatggttcctaagccaaaggtagtcttaccttttgggtatagtaaaatcgttaagaccattgtagtttccttatcttttgatattttccaaaaccACCTCCTTTATGCCATTCATGCTAAGCTTCTCATTtcacacacaaaggacccgtggttgtatttcaaatgtgaacaaccttggagTGTTGAAATATATGATGATTTTGGGTTGGACTTTCCTCTCTTGGATGCATATCTTATTCATGTCCTTTGTGTTGCTTATAGTAAGTGTTTCATGATTATTACAAAGGATTGTTGGCTATATTCTAAGAGTGTGCCCCCTTGGTGTGTTCATATAATTTGGCACTAATTCTAACCCTCCTACAAAGAGGATTGTGTGcttattttcttctctctttgatttTATAGGATcagaatttgaggacaaattccactaagatggagaggatgatacaagcatgaggtgCACAAAATTGTACAAGGCATTTTTAAAGGTTCAAACTTcagaattggcaagtgtttggagcaTTTTAAAGCCTTGTCAAGTGGAAGGAGGAGAAGGGAATCATTACACTCGAGATGCGCCTCACTTGAAGGACAAAATGGACTTTGCACACTATGATttgacactcaagaggcgccccaTTTTAGGGCTATTGTTGTCTTTTAAGACtccctttttacactccaaaggagcacccttcattaagggtatttttgtccttgtttgtaataagtataaatagacaccttagctcttatttttcctaagttttgacataatgaattgagtgaattttcagattgtaatattagtgttagcttgtagtattctccttatccttaagagagagaaactgAATTAGGGTTAgcacatttgatggatttcacttgtgttgacaaattggcaagaaaggtgggttttgagaagtgtgaattcctttggtccacctaagaggaaggtttgagctttTATTGGTGAGGtttgattgatggtttgatacactatcttttgttaatcacttggtagaagtaagggtctttctatctatctttacgtttatgcaatcttcttcttcatcccctttcttttgtgttgtttttgctTCTTGTGTGTCCATTTCGTGAATTCCTAGTCTTCTCTTGTATAAAAGACTGACCTTTATGCTGCGGGAGTTTTTCTATCCTTTCCTCATCTAAATCTTTAGGCAGCCCATCTTGGCATGGTCTCGGTCtatgatttcttcttcttcttcttcgaggTCTATCTGGGATCTGTTGCTCCTTTGGCTCTTGTTCTTCTTTAATCCAACAATGTTCCTCGACATGCCTAAATTTCATACAATAGTAGCAATATCGGGGTTTTCATTCATAGTCAACCCGTTGTTGAAATTCACCCCAGGTGTATTCAGGGTTACCATTTCAACAAGAGGCTGTGAGACATCAACCTCTACCAAGATTCTCGCATAAGAGATTCTTTGCATCCCCGCTGTGATCCCGTCCGTGTATAGAGGCCTCCCTACAACACTCATAATTTTGCTCAAAGCTTCTGTGGACCAGTAACCCACAGGTAACCCAGGCAATGTTATCCATAATGAGATCGTGGTGAGACAATTTGGTTGAAACTCAAAATTCAGTTCCTATTCTCGTATAATAAACGGCTTGTTATGGAAGGTATACGATCCTCCATTTAAGATACTATCACAGTCCTCTTGGGATTCAAATCAGAATATAAAATACCCCTCATCATGAGCTAAAATTTGTGGTGTTTTAACCCCTTGCCATACGGTGGAGATATAGCCTTCCATGCTTTTAAGGTACgaggtatttaaaaaaaaatgcatcaTTAAGTCGAACCCACAGTCTTTGACATTGTAAGATTTTGCATACGTCTTTTCTAATTTTGCGTCTTCAAATCCTTCCTCTCTTTCTACCGAAAATTTATTTAAGTCGAACCCACAATCTTTGACGTTCAAATTAAAATTCTCAATCTTTTTTATTGAATCATCAACTATAATCTTCGTCGAATCTTCAACTTTCGTAAATGAACAATAGATGTGTTTTGCATATCAATCTCCATATTTCAAATATACTCGTActaatcaaaatagaaaatttgattaaaaaatatttaaaaaaatattccttTTTTGAATTATACTATATGGAATAAGTGAAAACTGAAAAGTACAGAAGGAATAATACACTTATAGGAATAGTAGTAGTATTGAAAAGAAGTGGTGTGCGTGTGATATCTTCTTATAGGAATAGTAATAGTACtcttgaaaagaagaaaaaaaatagtctCATAAAGGTagtattgaaaatataaaaatgttattttaaaaaattttagaaagtGTGGTTATATTTAATACTATCAAGGATAGAATAAGAAGAATATATGTAAAATAGTCTTGATTTTATAACTTGAAtaagtaaattgaaataaattttctttagaaaaaggaccaactaaaacgaaacggaggGAATAGCTATAATAAAATGACATTCTTTTTGAgacgaattaaaaaaaaattattcacatAAATGGAACGAATGGAGTGTTTAGCAAGAGGAATATTGGTAGCAAAATATTAAGTAtgcattaatttttaaattgaacaaACATTATTGGATGAAGAGAGTATTAATTTATTGTTATGCGTTGGCCGCAAAGATGTATTATAGGCAACTTTACTTGATATTTTTATAATACAAAATACTTGATATTTttataatacaaaatacaaaatggCTCGAGCTTCTAATCTTTTAATTCCGCAACAATAATTCTATTACTCTTTAATTTCAAACACTCTGTGTCATACTTTTCTTATCCATTTCAAAAAATTGCAGCGTTTCTTTCTcattaattctttaattttaaatttttaagtaacATATATAGCAcgagaaaattcaaaattatctTCACTTTGGTAAACTCATCGCAAGTTTAAATTGGAAAAATCAATAcctctctatttatttttatttgttctttgtCATAAAGATAGATACttaaatttattcattatttttaatgtactaaaaaataattatttttttcatattatattctTACCATCAATTACTtattatacaaataatttttcaaatgtaACAGTAAAAAGGAATAAAAGGAGTACTTTATTAAACTCAATatctaaattaaaatatcaacttattataagaaagaataaattttCGGCGGTCATATCATATGTTTCTTCAGATTCCACGCCGATCTTTCCTCTCcgtgttctttttattttatcaaaattgattCCCTTTTCCcctgtattatttttttaatcacctCTGCATGTACGGATTATTATGTAAAGCAAAAATTTACCTCTATTGAAGTCCATTCGACTCTttatcaccaaaaaaaaaaaaataaaaaaataaaaaaaagattcaatttttgtTGATCATTTGCTTCCTTTTTCACTTGGGAATTCTTGAAACTAGTCATTTTTCTACTTGATAAACTTTCTTGGTTCTTTTTTCTATACATTTTTGAAGCCTTTGGGGTGTTTAAAGATAGAGTTTTGTTGTGATTATTGGAGGAGTTTTGAGGAATTTGGAGGTGTGATGGATAGGATGTATAATGGTGGTGGAGATGGTTATGAAAATGGAGTGGTGATGACAAGGGACCCAAAGCCAAGATTAAGGTGGACTGCTGATTTACATGATCGTTTTGTTGATGCTGTCACTAAGCTTGGTGGACCTGATAGTCAGTTCCTCTTTTTCTTACATTTTGTTTTCTGTTTCTTATATTCACTTTGTTTGTCTTGCTTTACTTATAATTCCATTTAAAAAGAAtgactttttacctttttttttttttttttttggttcaggAGGATGTTTAAAGACCATAggttttaaagtagattttttcttaaactctgtgccAAGTGAGGGAGTATAGTGATATCAGTAATAGCTAACCAATGATGTGGCCTAGTTGTAACTGGACTGAGTTATCTACCTGTCGAATTAGTCAAGTTACACACAAACTGGCCCAAAGAACACTGATGAGATAAGTAATAGAGAAAATTGGATAATGAGGATTCATATGCCGACCCCAACTGGTTTAGGATTAATGTAAagtaattgttgttgttgcttctaAATTTTGTGATTATTACTAATATAAAGTGGATAAATGGCCAAATGGGTGATAGACTTTTACATTGTGTTAGTGTCATTATAAGTTTTATTTGGCATATATTGATTTATCATGCATATGTCCTTCCATTTCTTGGGGATTCTTACTTCTTTTTTGATACTTTTGTTGGTTGATTGATCAAGCTTACTTGGAGATAAATTGGCTGCTTGCCTTTTGAAGctatttatttccttttaagtaaaaaaagatggagggaaaaagtAGAAAGGTGCCCCAAAATTGTATCATAATTTGAAACCAAAATCTTGTGTGAGCTGCCAATGTCCTAATGAAGTGGGTGTACTTATATTGTTCTGCAAACTTTCCAAACTTTTTCCATAAATAGCTTCCATTTTTATTAACCTCTATAATCAATATCGATGTGGTCATGTATTTTAAATAAGTTGATCATTATAGTGTCATGGCTGATTAGGTCCTCTGTTACCTCCTTGTGTAATTTATTCCAAGTATGTTACATCTTAAATGATCCCTCGTGATGTATAAACTAACTATGACTGGCTTTGTCTGTCTTCAATGGATCATAGAATTAGTAGTTGGATATCTACGTACAATTAAGATAAGAGCGGATGCTAGATTACGTTCTTCCCTTAAGTTTCACAGGGACGGGGATTTGTGGTTTACTTTCTCGCTTGTGTTAATGTATTAAACAATGTGGTGGATTTGTGGTTTCTATTTTAGAGTCTGCAATGTTTGATAAGAGGCCTTGAATCTGCAGAAGCAACTCCCAAGTCAGTACTAAGGTTAATGGGATTGAAGGGCTTGACACTCTATCATCTCAAGAGTCATTTGCAGGTAGAGTCACGCTTCTGCATCTCTAATCATCAACGTTTTTTCCCCAATCGAAAACTCATTAGGCGGTTTTGTTCCCTTTTTTGTGCTGCAGAAGTATAGACTTGGACAGCAGGCAAAGAAACAAAATGCAGCAGAACAAAACAGAGAGAATATTGGTAAGTTCTGGATGATTTTGTAAACTCAGTTGAAGCTTATCCGAAAGCAAAGTGGACAAAAAGCTCCTTTCTTACCTTTGTATTCTAATGCTTGATCATTGTGTTAAGTGctatatttaacatataaatggTCTATCAGACCTCGAAATATCGCAAACCTTGTTATGTTTCTCCCGTAGATAACTAGAGTTTTGAATGATCACTTGTTTTTATTTAGTCAATCTTTTAATGCTCTTTATGTTTTTCTCTGTAGCAGCGGAGTCCTTCGGACAATTCAGTTTGCATTCCTCAGGACCGAGTATCACTTCATCAAGCATGAATGGTATGCAAGGGTAGGTGCCAGGAAATTCAACTCTTGGTTATACTTATGCTGTCTTTCCAGTTGTCTAATCTCTCTGTGAGACTATCTTAATTAATTATCTGCCTCTAAAGCTTTCAATGAGAGCTATAGTGTCCTCGAACTTCAGTAATAACACAACAACATGCCTAGGGTAATCCCAGACGTGGGTTTTGAGGAGTGTAGgatgtacacagaccttaccatTACCTTTCCGGAGTAGAGaagctgtttctgatagaccctcggctcaaaaaACCAAAGAAGTACGAGCGAAGGGAAAGCAGAATAACAAATGTGCATAACAAGTGTAGCAATCGATATTAAAAcatatttatagagaaaaaacaaagaaaaaaagtgaaggGAAGAAAAGGAAAACCTACGTGACACGTAAGTCATACTACTAGAAGTACAACAACACTTAGACTAACCTACTACCCTAATCCTCGAACTTCAGTAGTTTATAGGTTTATAATTGAGCTGCATTTTGTccattgaattttaaaataaagtttaagTGCAGTTGCTAGCTCTAGTATTTAAAGCTTCATGTATTTGATTTAACCATGCCTATAGTGGACTTTAGGGAAGTGTACATACATCGAAACATGTTTTGTTCTTTGCTAATAGATTCTTATATTTGAACAGAGAAGCTCCAATCAGTGAGCAACTGAGGTGTCAGTTTGAAGTCCAGAAAAGATTACAGAAGCAGCTTGAGGTACACATTATCCCTTTTCTCTAGAAGAATTCCTAGTCCCTGACGAACAAAAACCATCTGCGGTAGTCAAAACTTGTCTTACACCACAAGTTTGTATCGTACTTATTAGACCTTGTTTGTTTTGGAACATTAACTTTCTTGTTAATGACCTAAATATTGTTTGTTCTAAAGGTTCAACAGAAACTACAAATGAGAATAGAGGCTCAGGGCAAGTACTTGCAGGCAATATTGGATAAAGCTCAGAAGAGCCTGTCTATCGATATGACCTCTCCTCGTGCTGTAGATGAAACCAAAGCTCAGCTTACAGATTTCAATACAGCTCTGTCAAATTTAATGGATTACATGCACGGAGTCAACCGGGATGAAACTGCTGCAGGTAAAAGGACACAAGATGATAGTAATGACGATCAACAAACGTCTACATACTTAATGAAGGAAGAACAAAACAACAATATGAATATTAAGGTTGAAGAAACTTCCGTTAGCTTCGATTTGAACTCCAGAAGTAGCTATGACTTTATTGTCATGAATTCAGATTCACTGGAAGCTAAGCCATTTCCAAATGGAAGATTAGAAATATAATGTCTTAGTTATTTGACTCTAAAAAGTAGTAGGAACCAAAAATAACTTGTTACATGAAGCTCCCATATTTTATTTGTCAATGTAATTATCTCATTTATGGTAGTCAGAGGTGCGTGAAAACTGCTCCAGAtatca is a genomic window containing:
- the LOC107869665 gene encoding myb family transcription factor PHL11 isoform X2; amino-acid sequence: MDRMYNGGGDGYENGVVMTRDPKPRLRWTADLHDRFVDAVTKLGGPDKATPKSVLRLMGLKGLTLYHLKSHLQKYRLGQQAKKQNAAEQNRENIAESFGQFSLHSSGPSITSSSMNGMQGEAPISEQLRCQFEVQKRLQKQLEVQQKLQMRIEAQGKYLQAILDKAQKSLSIDMTSPRAVDETKAQLTDFNTALSNLMDYMHGVNRDETAAGKRTQDDSNDDQQTSTYLMKEEQNNNMNIKVEETSVSFDLNSRSSYDFIVMNSDSLEAKPFPNGRLEI
- the LOC107869665 gene encoding myb family transcription factor PHL11 isoform X1: MDRMYNGGGDGYENGVVMTRDPKPRLRWTADLHDRFVDAVTKLGGPDKATPKSVLRLMGLKGLTLYHLKSHLQKYRLGQQAKKQNAAEQNRENIAAESFGQFSLHSSGPSITSSSMNGMQGEAPISEQLRCQFEVQKRLQKQLEVQQKLQMRIEAQGKYLQAILDKAQKSLSIDMTSPRAVDETKAQLTDFNTALSNLMDYMHGVNRDETAAGKRTQDDSNDDQQTSTYLMKEEQNNNMNIKVEETSVSFDLNSRSSYDFIVMNSDSLEAKPFPNGRLEI